The following is a genomic window from Nicotiana tabacum cultivar K326 chromosome 3, ASM71507v2, whole genome shotgun sequence.
CCTTCAGAATTCAGAAACTACAGACTAAAATTTCTGGGTTTCAAAGGCTATGGCATAACAAACATGGACTTTGCTAGACTTTCTTTATCCAAGAATTAAACAAGATAATGTCAAAGTAGTGTTCAGTAGATGAAAATGTGACTAAAGGGCTTTCAAACCTTGCACTGGCTGTGTGTTGCGTTGCACTTGTCAGCAGCTAATGCCAACCTTAATAGGATACCTGCAGCATCTTCATACCTGCATGTGGTGAAATCAAAGTCATCATCACTTACTAAAGGTAGAATCTGTGTGAACCGCTTCAATTAAAACTACTGTTAGAAATGAGTCACTTTTATTAATTTTCTTTAGGTTTTGTATAACGCCCCTCACGTGTGGGTCTGATTCTTATTCCTAGACCAAACACATGAATATTTTTTTGATAGTACATGGTATCTTAGGCTCAAAACCAGGACCACTAGAAGATATATTATTAAGTTGGcagattacaacaacaacaacaacaacaaacctagtatATTCCCACAGGTGGGGTCTGCGGATGATAGTGTGTATGCAGATCTTATCCCTACCTAGTGAAGGTAGAgatgttgtttccaatagaccctcagctTAGAAAAGATGAGAAGGAGGGGAGAAATGGTGCAAATTGGTCCACCTAAAAGTTTGtagatttaaagatgtgaactCTTTTTTTAGGTCTACATTGGGGAGACCTAAAAGTTAACAAAATTCCGATGTATAGAAAGTCACAGTCGCTCCAACTTGGTTGTGACCTTTTAGCTCAACAAGGTATGactatttttatatttagaaggtaaaaaagaaagaaaagaaagaggttAAAAGATATATTAGATTAATACATCAACTTCTAACTTCTAGAAGTAATATCTGCCTTAAATGTAATTCTCACTTTTCAAGCTTCAGATAAACCCTTGTAGCATCACGATATAGATCAAAGGCCATTTGTTCCTTCCCATCCTCTTCAAGAGTGTCACAGGCTTCAATATACAACTGAACAGCTTCATCAGGTGCACCATCTTCTAAAGCACTATAACATTAACAACCTTTTATCAGATACGACACATTGTTTCAATCTCAAGCAAAAGGAAAAAGTATCAAACATATAAaaagaatctacagtaagaactTGATATTATAGGAAACTGTTAgaaccaccaaaattaccccctcCCTAACCAGAGTTTCCCATTGAACAGGTTAGTAAGAGAAACAGAAACAGGGCCAGTTAAGCACAGAATTTAGACTTATGCCAAACACAAAACTGGCATAGTCGGATTGTTCCAGTCATTATCCGCTTTTCCCATTTCTTTGTTTCACAACGATCAATCTAGCACATAAAGCCGGGAAGCCACGACATCTAGAACACTCAGACTCCCCTCTTAGGGTATCTACTTGAGAACATCAGCCAACTCCACAGGAGAACACGGCTTTCACTCTTCAATCTTCTGTTCTTCTTTAACCCCTTTTCAAACTTTCCAGCATTTCCCATGCCCAGTCCACCCTATTCTGTTCTTCCTCTTTGACTTTATTCAATTTCCATTCTGGGGTTCTTCAATGGTGCGAGGAAAGACACCTAGTGGTAACTTTTAATAACAATTGCATGACGTGACATctaaaatgtaaaaaaaataaatggtTTCATTAAGCTTGCTTTGATTGAAACAGTGAAATGCTTGAATTGTATCCACTCTTAGATTTCTGTTGTACCTCCTCAGTATTTTTCGCTATTATTCCTGCATTTTTCTTAGCTGTACTTCTGGAAAGTAGAATTAAGTTTTGATGTAAGCAGTAGCTGAACAGGTCGGATCAACATAAATGGAACTCAAAACCTCTTGTCTTGACTCTTGAGTTTGGTCTCTAGTTCAGTTTTAAGCACAACTTGGCTTAATTTGGTACTTAGCTGTTCAACATCGATATTATATCATGAGACTAATCAtgaatatcactttaattgattttttgcaTATTAGCATTAGAAACCTTTTTGATTCAGCAATGAGAAAGTTCAACACTTCTGTTAATTCTGATCAGCCTAGCAATATATCACGCTTGCCTTTTCTCCTAAATCCTGTCAAGATCTAATCATCTAATGCGAGATATTTAAAGTCGATTGACCACTTTAAGATATATACTGGAATAAGGCAACCAGCAAATTGTGGATTCCGTATAGTGCACATTATACAGAAGCAATTGTTAATATATGCGCTACGGAATAATCAATGTTTATTCTCACTTCCGGGTTTCTACAAACATATTTTAAATTAACTTGAAGTCTAGGCGGAGGTATCTTTATTTATCATTACTTAAAATACGGCTGAATGTTGTTCAAGGAATTGCAAAAATGCAAGTCAAACAACTGACAGAAACTAGTTAATCACTGATATGGTATAATCAGATTCAACAAATCTACACCTCAATCTCGAACTAGGTAGGGTTGCTATATCAGTCCTCCCGTTTTCCAGATCTAAACAAGGGGTTCCCTAGGATCGGGGATTCTCTAAATCTATAATCAGATAAGACTAAATTGTACTTGATATAGCATAAAACAGATTGTGCCATAGACCCCTGCACTTTTGGACAGTTTTTGGGTTGTAAACTGGTAATAAGCAATTTACAATAACAACCTCCCACTTTTTTGCACTAAATTGGAAACAAAATAAATGGAATAAAAGCTGAAATATTCAATATGAGTTTGTTGTGGATTTATAATTTTGTGCACTGAACCTGGCACATAATGAAAGGGCAATAGCATTAAAGATAAATGCAACCAAATGAGTCGGCGACATACCGTGCACCTTTTCCAAGCGCGTCAGATGCAGGTTGCGCCCTCCCACATTCATTGTACAGCTCAGAGGCCCTTCTATAAAAGTCAGCAACTTCTTTCCAGTTGCCTAGTTCCTTCGCCATGGTAGCAGCAGACTCCATATGTTTAGCAGCATCCCAAGGCCTGATTTACTTGTCAAGGATCTCAGAACCGACTCAATCGACAAACGACAAGAAAAATTCAGAGAAACTGATTGGGGAAAAGGATACGAGGAAAGCATCTCTTGTCCTTTTGAAGCTTTCTCAAATGCTTCTTTTGCTTTCTCATAACTTTTAGCAACCCTAAATCCATTAGCTGTAATGCAAGAACATAGTGTCAGTCACGTGATTAACAtgctcaaagtgttccaatttatGTAACATTTGTTTTACTCAAATATAAATATCGTACATACCTGCCTGCTCATATAAAACAGTAGCACTTCTCCAATCGCTACTCCACCTGGTAAAACTTAATTTTGTCCTATACAGATAGGGGAACAAATAATTACATAAAACTTAAAACGTGGAAAGAAATGAGGATTAAATATACAAAGGCTTCTTTTTGTACTTTGCATCAAAGAACA
Proteins encoded in this region:
- the LOC107770086 gene encoding gamma-soluble NSF attachment protein-like, which produces MGSDPEKLMTKADKLTKLSFTRWSSDWRSATVLYEQAANGFRVAKSYEKAKEAFEKASKGQEMLSSPWDAAKHMESAATMAKELGNWKEVADFYRRASELYNECGRAQPASDALGKGARALEDGAPDEAVQLYIEACDTLEEDGKEQMAFDLYRDATRVYLKLEKYEDAAGILLRLALAADKCNATHSQCKAYLSAIIVYLYAHDFRQAEKCYNDCCQVEVFLNSDQGRCAGKFLSAYAEGDVEDIKRVAQSSTVSNLDHTIIKIARKLPTGDVSAFKNEVTKDNEEPLDEDDLT